A window from Aliamphritea hakodatensis encodes these proteins:
- a CDS encoding TIGR02449 family protein, translated as MSEQDLRTLESQVEQLIQYCQRLELENRRLYRSETQLKEERNRLQQLHNDTRKRVDAMITRLKSLEQEA; from the coding sequence ATGAGCGAGCAAGATCTGCGCACCCTTGAGAGCCAAGTCGAGCAACTGATCCAGTACTGTCAGCGTCTGGAACTGGAAAACCGTCGCCTGTACCGGTCGGAAACGCAGCTGAAAGAAGAGCGTAACCGTTTGCAGCAGTTACATAACGACACCCGCAAACGGGTTGATGCGATGATCACCCGCCTGAAATCACTGGAACAGGAAGCATGA
- the ubiH gene encoding 2-octaprenyl-6-methoxyphenyl hydroxylase — translation MNSHYDIVIVGGGMVGASLAAALIQASQTLGLKIAIIEAHALPESAVEGYQPSYDARSTALAYGSRVIYERMGLWDTLQTHLAAISDIHVSDQGRFGMTRLHAADENVPALGYVVENRWLGQVLLNRLQADDVTNIEFICPATVTDIQPAAENMQLQLEHAGESTQLTAELVVMADGGRSPLRQKMGIGYQQQDYQQHAIVTNLTPGQPHNGMAYERFTRNGPMALLPLEDQNGEPRVALVWTVPSEQLDETLALSDEDFMARLHDTFGYRLGYFQRVGERHHYPLKLTFAEEQVRSGLVLLGNAAHALHPIAGQGYNLALRGAVRLAEYIIQTKQQGQALGQLADLQAFQEQVRGDQQKTVGFSDQTMKLFSNNQPLLALGRSAGLQVMDTCPLLKTVFARSAMGLDIAAPDLQARPAAPSVADKA, via the coding sequence ATGAACAGCCACTACGACATTGTCATCGTCGGTGGCGGAATGGTCGGTGCCAGTCTGGCGGCGGCTCTGATTCAGGCCAGCCAGACACTGGGTCTGAAAATTGCCATCATCGAGGCCCACGCCTTACCTGAATCGGCCGTTGAAGGGTATCAGCCAAGTTACGATGCCCGCTCCACGGCGCTGGCCTACGGCAGCCGGGTTATTTACGAGCGTATGGGGCTGTGGGATACCCTGCAGACCCATCTGGCGGCGATCAGCGATATTCACGTCTCGGATCAGGGCCGTTTCGGTATGACCCGCCTGCATGCGGCCGATGAAAATGTACCGGCGCTGGGATACGTGGTAGAAAACCGCTGGCTGGGGCAGGTCTTGCTGAACCGCTTACAGGCAGATGACGTAACCAATATAGAATTTATTTGCCCGGCTACCGTGACTGACATTCAGCCGGCAGCAGAAAACATGCAACTGCAGCTGGAACATGCCGGTGAGAGCACGCAATTAACTGCGGAGCTGGTGGTCATGGCCGATGGTGGCCGCTCGCCACTACGCCAGAAAATGGGCATTGGCTATCAGCAGCAGGATTATCAACAACACGCCATCGTCACCAACCTGACGCCGGGTCAGCCCCATAACGGGATGGCTTATGAGCGATTCACCCGGAATGGCCCGATGGCGCTGTTACCGCTGGAAGATCAGAACGGTGAACCCCGGGTAGCGTTAGTCTGGACGGTACCGTCCGAACAGCTGGATGAAACACTGGCCCTGAGTGATGAAGACTTCATGGCCCGCCTGCACGACACCTTCGGCTACCGGCTGGGATATTTTCAGCGGGTGGGCGAGCGGCATCATTACCCTCTTAAACTGACCTTTGCGGAAGAACAGGTACGCAGCGGTCTGGTACTGCTGGGCAATGCCGCCCATGCATTACACCCGATTGCCGGGCAGGGCTATAACCTGGCCTTACGCGGTGCGGTACGGCTGGCGGAATACATCATTCAGACCAAACAGCAGGGGCAAGCGCTGGGGCAACTGGCAGACCTGCAGGCATTTCAGGAACAGGTGCGGGGCGATCAGCAGAAAACTGTGGGCTTCAGCGATCAGACCATGAAACTGTTCTCCAATAACCAGCCATTGCTGGCGCTGGGCCGCAGTGCCGGTTTACAGGTCATGGATACCTGCCCGTTACTGAAAACGGTATTTGCCCGCAGTGCGATGGGGCTGGATATCGCCGCGCCGGACTTGCAGGCACGACCGGCAGCACCTTCTGTAGCAGATAAAGCATAG
- a CDS encoding UPF0149 family protein codes for MSVENSPEDFIPEYYEIADVLVAEDSMSVSAAEVHGLLCGYLTAGADFTQERWMFAALEMMDVSSLKHESSRIALVDLYEGVLSQMNNPDFTFRLLLPDDDLSLNERVTALGSWCQGFLVGFGLNGAHTDSSLTDDQLEALRDLEQISWVELDQDEDDEENENGLMELQEYVRMATLMFFSESHPVENSGDTDPEQPVLH; via the coding sequence ATGAGCGTCGAAAATTCTCCTGAAGATTTTATTCCTGAATATTACGAAATTGCCGATGTGCTGGTGGCCGAAGACAGCATGTCGGTATCTGCAGCAGAAGTGCATGGTCTGCTGTGCGGATATCTCACCGCCGGTGCTGACTTTACCCAGGAGCGCTGGATGTTTGCCGCGCTGGAAATGATGGACGTCAGCAGCCTGAAGCATGAAAGCTCCCGGATTGCGCTGGTTGATCTGTACGAAGGCGTACTCAGTCAGATGAATAACCCGGATTTTACCTTCCGCCTGTTGCTGCCGGATGACGACCTCTCCCTGAATGAACGGGTGACGGCGCTGGGCAGCTGGTGTCAGGGCTTTCTGGTGGGGTTTGGTCTCAACGGTGCGCATACGGACAGCAGCCTGACCGATGATCAGCTGGAAGCGTTACGTGATCTGGAACAGATCTCCTGGGTCGAGCTGGATCAGGATGAAGACGACGAAGAAAACGAAAACGGCCTGATGGAATTGCAGGAATATGTGCGCATGGCGACACTGATGTTCTTCAGTGAATCCCATCCGGTGGAAAACAGTGGTGACACTGACCCGGAACAGCCGGTACTGCACTGA
- a CDS encoding 5-formyltetrahydrofolate cyclo-ligase: MNQSVSSADYRQNLRRDMRRKRRGLSEQQHKQAAQGLLRTIRRLPAFKKSKNVAIYLASDGEIDAKPIIDLCWSLGKNCYLPILHPVKHNRLWFMPYTRRTRLHNNKYKILEPAEVKQPRRPAWAMDLVLLPLVAFDPQGGRLGMGGGYYDRTFSFKQKWRQGGGTKMIGLAHDLQKVEKLEIASWDIPLEGIASDQAFYSSK; this comes from the coding sequence ATGAACCAGTCTGTATCTTCTGCCGATTACCGCCAGAACCTGCGCCGTGATATGCGTCGCAAGCGCCGAGGCCTTTCCGAACAGCAACATAAACAAGCCGCTCAGGGCCTGTTGCGCACTATCCGCCGTTTACCTGCTTTCAAGAAAAGTAAAAACGTTGCAATTTACCTTGCCAGCGACGGCGAAATCGATGCCAAGCCAATTATTGATCTGTGCTGGTCACTGGGTAAAAACTGTTATTTGCCTATTCTGCACCCGGTAAAACATAACCGTTTATGGTTTATGCCTTATACCCGCCGTACCCGGCTGCACAACAACAAATATAAGATCCTTGAGCCTGCTGAAGTAAAACAGCCACGGCGTCCTGCATGGGCGATGGATCTGGTGTTACTGCCACTGGTGGCCTTTGACCCGCAGGGTGGCCGTTTAGGCATGGGCGGCGGGTATTACGACCGGACTTTCTCGTTCAAACAAAAATGGCGCCAGGGTGGCGGTACCAAGATGATTGGTCTGGCCCACGATCTGCAAAAGGTTGAAAAACTGGAAATTGCCAGCTGGGATATTCCACTGGAAGGCATTGCTTCAGATCAGGCGTTTTACAGCAGTAAATAG
- the gcvH gene encoding glycine cleavage system protein GcvH — MSDIPSELKYVSSHEWIRHEGDGVVTIGVTDHAQELLGDVVFVELPEVGSEFAIGDDMGVVESVKAASDIYAPLSGEVIAVNEGLEDEPEQVNSDPYGDGWFFQLRVSAEEELEGLLDAEAYAELCESEE, encoded by the coding sequence ATGAGTGATATCCCTAGCGAATTAAAGTATGTGTCCAGCCACGAGTGGATTCGTCATGAGGGCGATGGGGTGGTCACTATCGGTGTTACCGATCACGCGCAGGAGCTGCTGGGTGATGTGGTATTTGTGGAGCTGCCTGAAGTAGGTTCAGAGTTTGCCATTGGCGATGACATGGGTGTGGTTGAGTCTGTTAAGGCCGCATCTGATATTTACGCTCCGCTGTCCGGTGAAGTGATTGCTGTTAACGAAGGCCTGGAAGATGAGCCTGAACAGGTCAACAGCGACCCGTACGGTGACGGCTGGTTCTTCCAGCTGCGGGTTAGCGCTGAAGAAGAACTGGAAGGTCTGCTGGACGCAGAAGCTTACGCTGAACTGTGTGAATCTGAAGAGTAA
- a CDS encoding AEC family transporter has translation MKDILIALWPVFILLLLGYTAKHSQFLHKAFWEAAEKATYFVLFPVLLVYKLSQADFSGVDFVDITGPMLVLTLLFTAVLAAIQRLIGFDWPVFSSLYQGTVRFNTYVGFAVIASVQGDAGVAILAVLLAVMIPAVNILSVSVFALGGENVSWRGVGSNLLRNPLIIACALGLFLNLSGFGLPTLLVSVADLLSAMALPLGVLCVGAGLQLRRLKVTSTALMLSCLLKLLLMPLTMLGLVWWLAEDTVVAITLIIFSALPTAPSAYILSRQLGGDSEVMAGIISIQTVMACLSLPVILMICTEILLK, from the coding sequence ATGAAAGACATTCTTATTGCTCTCTGGCCCGTATTTATTTTGTTATTACTGGGATACACAGCGAAGCATAGCCAATTCTTACACAAGGCGTTCTGGGAAGCAGCAGAAAAAGCGACCTATTTTGTCCTTTTCCCTGTCCTTTTGGTTTATAAATTGTCGCAGGCGGACTTTTCCGGGGTTGATTTTGTCGATATCACCGGGCCGATGCTGGTGCTGACGCTGCTGTTCACTGCCGTACTGGCCGCAATACAAAGGCTGATCGGATTTGACTGGCCGGTGTTCAGTTCGCTGTATCAGGGAACGGTCCGGTTTAATACCTATGTGGGCTTCGCGGTGATTGCCAGTGTGCAGGGGGATGCAGGCGTCGCCATACTGGCGGTCTTGCTGGCGGTGATGATTCCCGCAGTGAATATTTTATCCGTGAGTGTGTTTGCGCTGGGCGGTGAAAATGTGTCCTGGCGGGGCGTGGGCAGCAACCTGCTGAGGAATCCGTTAATAATTGCCTGCGCACTGGGATTATTTTTGAACCTTAGCGGGTTTGGGTTGCCCACATTACTGGTATCCGTTGCAGATTTACTCTCAGCAATGGCATTACCGCTGGGCGTGCTCTGTGTCGGGGCCGGTTTGCAGCTCAGGCGTCTGAAAGTGACATCCACTGCACTGATGCTGAGTTGTCTGCTGAAGCTGTTACTGATGCCGCTGACAATGCTGGGGCTGGTCTGGTGGCTTGCTGAAGATACGGTTGTAGCAATAACCCTTATTATTTTCAGTGCCTTACCAACAGCGCCTTCTGCTTATATCCTGTCGCGACAGCTGGGTGGCGACAGCGAAGTGATGGCCGGGATTATATCCATACAGACCGTAATGGCATGTTTGAGTTTGCCAGTTATTTTAATGATTTGTACCGAAATACTCCTAAAATGA
- a CDS encoding cell division protein ZapA, translating into MSKAKNIAVKLLDKEYVIACPEEAEAELQQAAAHLNSKLQEIKSSGKIIGMERIAIMAALNISHEYIAFRQQQPENLGDNIKRLSDRIQATLDAAKQQD; encoded by the coding sequence ATGAGTAAAGCTAAAAATATCGCGGTAAAGCTACTCGACAAAGAGTACGTGATAGCCTGTCCGGAAGAAGCCGAAGCTGAATTACAGCAAGCCGCTGCTCACCTGAACAGCAAACTGCAGGAAATTAAGTCTTCCGGCAAAATTATCGGTATGGAGCGTATTGCCATCATGGCGGCGCTGAATATTTCACATGAATATATCGCTTTCAGACAACAACAGCCGGAAAATCTGGGTGATAATATCAAACGCTTAAGTGATCGTATCCAGGCCACTCTGGATGCCGCCAAACAGCAGGATTAA
- the pepP gene encoding Xaa-Pro aminopeptidase codes for MTRMTSIPLNEFNERRQRLLNSLPAGAIALVPAATMQPRNSDVEYPFRQDSDFYYLTGFDEPDALLVLLPGETPQSILFCRERDKTMEIWHGYRLGPERAVAELGVDKAFANDELDQQLPELMLGRDQIVYAADKTGLETQIRQWRDSLKMAKRQGKQVPTGTQQLDGLLHEMRLFKSANEIAVMREAGRISAGAHAKAMQHCQPGVTEYQLEARLNFHFAMNGCRQPAYPAIVGGGENACVLHYVENSEVLKDGDLVLIDAGAELDYYASDITRTFPVSGRFSPEQKALYELVLKAQLACIDMIKPGVLWQDPHDLSVEILVDGLIELGILKGEREELIKTEAYREFYMHRLGHWLGMDVHDVGDYKLSGEWRPLQPGMVLTVEPGLYIAPDNTDVDARWRGIGIRIEDDVVVTEDGCEVLSAGVPKHVDDIETLMAAQADN; via the coding sequence ATGACCCGTATGACCTCTATACCTCTGAATGAGTTTAATGAACGCCGTCAGCGTTTACTGAACAGCCTGCCTGCCGGCGCGATCGCGCTGGTACCGGCAGCCACCATGCAACCGCGTAACTCCGACGTTGAATATCCCTTCCGGCAGGACAGCGATTTTTATTACCTGACCGGGTTTGATGAGCCGGACGCGCTGCTGGTACTGCTGCCGGGTGAAACGCCGCAAAGCATTCTGTTCTGCAGAGAGCGGGATAAAACCATGGAAATCTGGCACGGTTACCGTCTGGGGCCTGAACGGGCTGTGGCGGAACTGGGGGTGGATAAAGCCTTTGCCAATGACGAGCTGGATCAGCAGTTACCGGAACTGATGCTGGGGCGGGATCAGATTGTGTACGCCGCCGATAAAACCGGCCTGGAAACGCAAATCCGGCAGTGGCGCGACAGCCTGAAAATGGCCAAGCGTCAGGGTAAACAGGTGCCCACCGGTACCCAGCAACTGGATGGCCTGCTACATGAAATGCGGCTGTTCAAATCGGCGAATGAGATTGCGGTCATGCGTGAAGCGGGCCGGATTTCTGCCGGCGCACACGCCAAGGCCATGCAACACTGCCAGCCGGGCGTCACTGAATATCAGCTGGAAGCGCGGCTGAATTTCCACTTTGCCATGAATGGTTGCCGGCAACCGGCGTACCCGGCGATTGTCGGTGGCGGTGAGAATGCCTGTGTACTGCACTATGTTGAAAACAGTGAAGTATTGAAAGACGGTGATCTGGTACTGATAGACGCCGGTGCCGAGCTGGACTATTACGCCAGCGACATCACGCGTACCTTCCCTGTATCCGGCCGCTTCAGTCCGGAACAGAAAGCCCTGTACGAACTGGTGCTCAAAGCGCAGCTGGCCTGCATTGACATGATTAAGCCCGGCGTACTCTGGCAGGACCCGCACGATCTGTCGGTTGAAATACTGGTGGATGGGCTGATCGAACTGGGCATTCTTAAGGGCGAGCGGGAAGAACTGATTAAAACCGAAGCCTACCGGGAATTTTATATGCACCGCCTTGGCCACTGGCTGGGGATGGATGTACATGACGTGGGCGATTACAAATTGTCCGGCGAGTGGCGGCCGCTGCAGCCGGGCATGGTGCTGACGGTTGAGCCGGGGCTGTATATTGCACCGGATAATACCGACGTGGACGCCCGCTGGCGGGGTATAGGCATCCGCATTGAAGACGATGTGGTCGTAACGGAAGACGGCTGTGAAGTGCTGTCTGCCGGTGTCCCCAAGCACGTAGATGACATCGAAACCCTGATGGCAGCACAGGCAGATAACTGA
- a CDS encoding methyl-accepting chemotaxis protein, translated as MNVRITHKIAASYVLMVVFIIVVGSGGFLASRSISQEFFNVTDNVIPNLSGSYRQMIYLQEANEALFTALGQTDGEGLEREREVFTQSIDKFNAEQAALFSQVADQPELTAALTEVQALSQTFNDEALTVMDDHAESLIARRKAVEADITFQSQGDALNAWVQRFAIARKGKPAGKLVQKISKALGVHRFQLVAFKRSQDIKQLDEALAASNGTLRKAYDDLFKADKLARGVKVTLNQVEAQLYGEEGLVALYRQKLAADQVLADHMQALRAILAETQTAVNTYIDTTYQSAMDARDAEEKAVALSNTLIIALSIGAAIFAAVIGAWIMKTINVPLSAIKASLHRVKEGDLQVQFDDQRRDEFGELSLDLNAVVASLRDILQQISEGSQKLSDVAQQNAAISQQTTHAMSEQSEQLEQTSSAAVQMEHSVEEVANHSQTTLTAVKEFEKLSVDVNQQMNNTLTSIETQAEGIDQAMTVSNEMSAFGEQIASILDSIQGIANKTNLLALNAAIEAARAGEQGRGFAVVADEVRALAGQTRHSVMDIQTMVENMQNSILRVGEVMNDSYDKTQDCVANANRSQDVLRAMNDAVAHIRELNAHIEEAAAQQSSAVAQVSQTLVSISEAAGETAQGAELASGSSTELLDFAKQQQGLIQRFSI; from the coding sequence ATGAACGTCAGGATCACCCATAAAATTGCTGCCAGCTACGTGCTGATGGTCGTTTTTATTATAGTTGTGGGCAGTGGTGGGTTTCTTGCCAGCCGCTCGATTTCACAAGAATTCTTCAATGTCACTGATAATGTCATTCCTAATTTGTCGGGCAGTTACCGGCAGATGATTTACCTTCAGGAAGCTAACGAAGCTTTATTTACCGCGCTGGGGCAGACCGACGGTGAAGGTCTGGAGCGTGAGCGTGAAGTCTTTACCCAAAGCATCGATAAATTTAATGCCGAACAGGCAGCGCTGTTCAGTCAGGTTGCTGACCAGCCGGAACTGACCGCCGCGTTAACTGAGGTTCAGGCGCTGAGCCAGACGTTTAATGATGAAGCACTGACCGTGATGGATGATCATGCCGAAAGCCTGATTGCCCGCCGTAAGGCTGTCGAGGCCGATATTACCTTCCAGAGCCAGGGAGATGCCCTGAACGCCTGGGTGCAGCGTTTTGCCATTGCCCGTAAGGGTAAGCCCGCCGGTAAGCTGGTACAGAAAATCAGTAAAGCACTGGGCGTTCACCGCTTCCAACTGGTGGCGTTCAAGCGCTCTCAGGATATCAAACAGCTTGATGAAGCACTGGCGGCCAGTAATGGCACATTGCGTAAAGCCTATGATGATCTGTTCAAAGCAGACAAGCTGGCCCGCGGTGTGAAGGTGACCCTGAATCAGGTTGAAGCGCAGCTGTACGGTGAGGAAGGCCTCGTTGCCCTGTATCGTCAGAAGTTGGCGGCTGATCAGGTGCTGGCGGACCATATGCAGGCTCTGCGGGCAATTCTGGCTGAAACCCAGACCGCAGTGAATACCTATATCGATACCACCTACCAGTCGGCTATGGATGCCCGCGATGCCGAAGAAAAAGCAGTTGCCCTCAGCAATACGCTGATCATTGCGCTGTCTATCGGTGCTGCAATCTTTGCCGCGGTCATTGGCGCGTGGATCATGAAGACCATTAACGTGCCGTTGTCTGCCATTAAAGCGAGCCTGCACAGGGTGAAAGAAGGCGACCTGCAGGTTCAGTTTGATGACCAGCGCCGGGATGAGTTTGGCGAACTGAGTCTGGATCTGAATGCGGTGGTGGCAAGTTTGCGGGATATTCTGCAACAGATTTCAGAAGGTTCCCAGAAACTGTCAGATGTGGCGCAGCAAAACGCAGCGATCAGCCAGCAAACGACCCATGCTATGTCTGAACAGAGCGAGCAGCTGGAGCAAACCTCATCGGCGGCGGTGCAGATGGAGCACAGTGTGGAAGAGGTGGCTAATCATAGTCAGACGACTCTGACAGCCGTGAAAGAATTTGAAAAACTAAGTGTTGACGTTAACCAGCAGATGAACAATACACTGACCAGCATTGAGACCCAGGCAGAAGGCATTGATCAGGCAATGACGGTCAGTAATGAGATGTCTGCCTTCGGTGAGCAGATTGCCTCGATTCTTGACTCCATACAGGGCATTGCGAACAAAACTAACCTGCTGGCCCTGAACGCCGCTATTGAGGCCGCCAGAGCCGGTGAGCAGGGGCGCGGTTTTGCCGTGGTTGCCGATGAAGTGCGGGCGCTGGCCGGTCAGACACGCCACTCTGTTATGGATATTCAGACCATGGTCGAGAATATGCAGAACAGCATTCTGCGGGTGGGCGAAGTCATGAACGACAGCTATGACAAAACACAGGACTGCGTGGCAAACGCCAACCGTTCTCAGGATGTGCTCAGAGCGATGAATGATGCGGTCGCGCATATCCGTGAACTGAATGCCCATATTGAAGAAGCCGCAGCGCAGCAGTCCAGTGCGGTTGCTCAGGTGAGCCAGACGCTGGTGAGTATCAGTGAAGCGGCCGGTGAAACGGCGCAGGGTGCGGAGCTGGCATCCGGCAGCAGCACCGAGTTACTGGACTTTGCCAAGCAGCAGCAGGGCCTGATTCAGCGTTTCAGTATCTGA
- a CDS encoding glycine cleavage system protein R encodes MTSLVLTVIAQDKPGLVELLSETIANHQGNWQESSMSRLAGQFAGILIIEVPQDHSEALTAALNDLQSQGLNVNVTASKDAAPEETYQHVTIELIGHDKPGIVREISHALNSLKINVESLSTELVSGSMSAEELFKAEASLRVPTSVELDDLQNALEDIANDLMVDLNLN; translated from the coding sequence ATGACTTCATTAGTCTTAACCGTTATCGCACAGGACAAACCCGGCTTAGTTGAACTGTTGTCCGAAACCATCGCCAATCACCAGGGTAACTGGCAGGAAAGTAGCATGTCCCGCCTGGCAGGCCAGTTTGCCGGTATTCTTATCATTGAAGTTCCGCAGGACCACAGTGAAGCACTGACAGCAGCGCTGAACGATCTGCAGTCTCAGGGTTTAAACGTCAACGTCACCGCCAGTAAAGACGCTGCACCGGAAGAAACCTATCAGCACGTCACCATTGAACTGATCGGTCACGATAAGCCGGGCATTGTACGTGAAATTTCCCACGCGCTTAACTCTCTGAAGATCAATGTAGAAAGCCTGAGCACCGAGCTGGTCAGCGGTTCTATGTCTGCTGAAGAGCTGTTTAAAGCAGAAGCCTCTCTGCGGGTGCCAACATCCGTTGAACTGGATGATCTGCAGAATGCACTGGAAGACATCGCCAACGATCTGATGGTTGACCTCAACCTGAACTGA
- a CDS encoding FAD-dependent monooxygenase, with product MSEHQQQHTEQVDIAIVGAGMVGMTLACLLADSGLRVRVIEARDSDRQSLIDAEQQQRSNDFDNRVSALTIASQQILNHAAAWPLMQNMRVTPYTRMDVWDGEGSGNIQFNSHELQESCLGHIVENRVTLAALYQASLNMPAIEWQSGSRLTGLSECDTDTPDPSRTLSFADGSSLRARLVIAADGAMSNTRRLADLPMWEWDYGHHAIVTTVHIAEGHQHTCWQRFTDDGPLAFLPVSGADDQHGSIVWSTSPDHAKALMELDDDAFCQALERAIEGRLGTVSAPQPRMSVPLRQRHASRYVQAGFAAIGDAAHTIHPLAGQGVNLGLLDAAVLAEVILDARANGESWQSDYVLHRYQRQRQGENLKMAASMEGFKRLFATDAAVPRLLRNIGMSLMNQAPMVKNHIVQQAMGLSGNLPRFARRS from the coding sequence GTGAGCGAACATCAGCAACAGCATACAGAACAGGTAGATATCGCCATTGTCGGCGCCGGTATGGTGGGCATGACACTGGCATGCCTGCTGGCAGACAGCGGCCTGCGTGTAAGAGTGATTGAAGCCCGCGACAGCGACCGGCAAAGCCTGATTGATGCCGAGCAGCAACAGCGCAGTAACGATTTTGATAACCGGGTCAGCGCGTTAACCATTGCGTCGCAGCAGATCCTGAACCATGCAGCAGCCTGGCCGTTAATGCAGAACATGCGGGTTACGCCTTATACCCGTATGGACGTCTGGGACGGCGAAGGCAGCGGCAACATTCAGTTTAACAGCCATGAGCTGCAGGAAAGCTGTCTGGGGCATATTGTGGAAAACCGGGTCACCCTGGCGGCGCTGTATCAGGCCAGCCTGAACATGCCGGCCATTGAATGGCAATCCGGCAGCCGGCTGACCGGTCTGTCAGAGTGCGATACAGATACTCCGGACCCATCCCGTACCCTGAGTTTTGCCGATGGCTCTTCCCTGAGAGCCAGGCTGGTGATCGCCGCTGATGGGGCGATGTCCAACACCCGCCGTCTGGCGGACTTACCCATGTGGGAATGGGATTATGGCCACCATGCCATTGTGACCACCGTACACATCGCGGAAGGCCATCAGCATACCTGCTGGCAGCGCTTTACCGACGACGGTCCGCTGGCGTTTCTGCCGGTCTCCGGGGCAGACGATCAGCACGGCTCGATTGTCTGGTCCACCTCACCGGATCATGCCAAAGCGCTGATGGAACTGGATGATGACGCCTTCTGTCAGGCCCTTGAACGGGCCATTGAAGGCCGGCTGGGCACAGTCTCGGCACCGCAGCCGCGTATGTCGGTGCCCCTGCGCCAGCGCCATGCCAGCCGGTATGTGCAGGCCGGATTTGCCGCCATTGGTGATGCCGCGCACACCATACACCCATTGGCCGGGCAGGGCGTTAACCTTGGCTTGCTGGATGCCGCCGTACTGGCAGAAGTGATTCTTGATGCCCGGGCCAATGGCGAAAGCTGGCAGAGCGATTACGTTCTGCACCGTTATCAGCGCCAGCGGCAGGGGGAAAACCTCAAAATGGCGGCCTCAATGGAAGGCTTTAAGCGGCTGTTTGCCACCGATGCTGCTGTACCGCGCCTGCTGAGGAATATCGGCATGAGCCTGATGAATCAGGCCCCGATGGTGAAGAACCATATTGTTCAGCAAGCCATGGGCCTGAGCGGGAATTTGCCACGGTTTGCCCGGCGCAGCTGA